caaaacacaacatGGTTAAATAATTGCTGGTCAGTCCACTTCTTTGGTCAAGACTTGATTATCTAACTATGGATGGACTGCTATGACATTTGATACACATTTATGGTTTCCAGACAATAAATCCTTATGACTTCAATAatactctgactttttctgtagcaccaccagcaggtcaGTTGGTTTAAAGTATTAAGTATTAATTCAATACTTTAACTAATGACATcaccatcagcctcagctgtacatTAGTATAAGTAATTAATTAATGCTGGtttgctaacatttgctaacatAAGATGGTGTAACTAAGTTGGTGTAgttggtaaacattataccagCTATGTTTTACTTGCTCACATTACAAATCCTCCAAACTAaacttttttcttctgtttgggACTgtaagtaaaaacactgatgtcaCACATCTTGGTAACTCAACCATAGAATCaccccagccaacatttgtatgtggggcccatgtagGTAGTTAATCGGCTAAAAACATGGAtcctatatgggattgtccatgggTGCCATAATGGCCCCATTCCAGTTTCCCACATAGTTGGGTTTAATCAAGTGGGCCTCAGATAGGTTATGCTACAgctacctgggtaccaagtgggtactggcccaaaatgggcatcttGTCTGGGGTCCACTTGGGTAAACCTACTCATGAGGGCAACTGGCATGGGGCCAATGTGGAACCTGTGGACgacatatagggcccattttcaCGTCCATTTAtgacccacatgggccccacatacaaatgttggctggaaCAGTAATGCAACAACAACATCTGCCTTTGCTCCTAACAGACAACAAACAGAGACCATCTTGCGATGTGATCACTCCAGGAATGGTACAGCGATCAGAGACTTAAAGCAAACACTAAGCCCCCAGATGACTGGCACTGCTTTTGCACTGTGGGGCCCCTAGAGTGGGCGCACAAGAGACTTCTGCCAACCAAGCCAGCTACCTCCAGTTAAcgctccactaacttgaatggggataaaatgatttaattatgCAGCGCTTCTGGACTCAAATTGATCAAATCCTGACAGTGAAACAAGTTATTTTGCTTGGTTTGAGacaaaaagtcattttgtgccacatggcatcatgtgatggatTTAATTACTCCGTTTGGCCTCTGCAAAAAATTGCTTCAAAGCCAAGTGCACCTACTGGGATCCTGGGGATCCAACCCCTTCTTGCTCGGCCACACCATCTTCAACCTCTGCATTTATTGTAATCTCAGCCACACACCTGTAATGTTTCATGATTGCATCCTGCACATTTGCAACGCTATTATGTTGACAAAATCTATCCACAGACAGACGAATAAACACGCGCCAAAGTTCTCAAAACAGCTTCTGTGGTTGTTCCAGCTTCAATAGGTGTCACCAGGACCACATGTACCATGatgttacaaacacacacagactcataaGGTGACCGTAACACCAGTCGTAGTATGTTGTCACAGCTGGTAAACGTTGTTTCCAAAGACGTCAATCTCAACATTCTTGGTTACATTCAATaacgatgctgttttctgcctgACACTTGTTTCCAAATTTTCAGACCAGCAACTAttatttatataaattattcatgaatttaaaatgacagcatgtctgtggaaacaaaacaacatcagtGCCGTTACTTACTTAAACCCTCTATCTCTTAACAAGATGACCTCAGAGCCTCCCCACGCAGGTTTATTACCAAAGAAAGGACTCTTGTTTGTATCCAAGAAAAACCCTTAACAGGCCCTTAAACTCAACATGTCTGTCCCTCACAGTAATTGAATATATGAGCATGAGGAGAAATTGCTCTCACAGTGCATCTTCTGTAACTCAACTCCCATCTACATTTTATACTTAAGGGTtatgtttagtgtgtgtgtgtgtgtgtgtgtgtgtgtgtgtgtgtgtgttaaactaGACAGAAGAGGGCGCTGCTTGATTGATTCTGTGTCACGGAGGGTTCAGGTTTCAATAAACATCTCCATCCTGCAGCTgatacaatataataatatatagatattttcttttttctaacgTTGTATCTTTACGTCACACACAAGggaatttttctttttataagtGAAAATCTAAAGGCTaagaagtgaagtgaagtgtgtGAAATGGTAAAAACAGAATCAAAAACCACTgtcaagtttttgttttttaactttatgGAGGCATGACAACATGAATGTAACAGTCACGGTATGACAGCATGGATATACAGCCCATCTATCACCAAACAAATAAAGGTCTGATggtaaatgtcacaaaaaacacagaaataatgAAACACTAGAGGATGAGATGTGATAATGAGTCACTTCAGACATAAATCAAAGTCTAAGTATGATACAGACAGCGAGCATGATGATAAGAACTGGATTGCATTTTAATTCTCAGAATGACCTGATGtggaaacaacaaacaaacaataaagtggcctttaaaaaaataacagcacgCAGAATCTCTGATATGTATACAGAAATACAAAGCAAGTATCTGTCGAACATCACCCCTCCACACCTGGAGGTCATAGGTGACTGCACAGGTTTATGGGTAATGGTTTTAGTTTTTGAACATGTCACACAACAGTTTCTCCATGGGAGTGTTTCCGAtggtcctgtggaagaacagcAGCTCTATCCGCTCCGAGTTCACAAAACGCAGAGaggggagaagaagaagcagcttTCCAAACCTGAATATAGacaagaaatgaaaatgtaatcaACTTCTGCATCCGAGAGTAACCTCAGACACAAATCTTAATAAGCAAGTTACAAGTCAACGTCAGGTCTTAATGCTGacctttaaaatgacatttgaacatttaaaatttaaacattttttaatgctgttttcagaaTACTTGAGACTAATAAATTCAAACAAACAAGTCTATTCTTTATCAAAGCTACAGTGAGGCAACGTGAGGCTTGCCTTCCACAAAGTTGAGTAATTACTATTGGTCCACTTAATTTCGAGTCTCCACTCTAGTTAGTGAGGTCAAATCCTGATATCTGTGACATAAATCTGATTCAAGCCCACAGTTCTGATGTCTGATTCTAAATGTTGCTCAGTGGAGCTTTCTTATTAATCCACTAAATAACTCACATATTAAAAAGTGAgaccttcaaaaaaaaaataataaagtgagAAATTTCTTGTAGAAGaggaaacacaaaatacagtttCACTTTAACAGTTAaagaaaatagacaatgaaTCTAACAAAAGAGGCTCCTCTTTAAAGGTTGCTAATAAATGAGTATCATTAAAGTTATACTatgcatgatttttttaaaaagtatagaCTCATATGAAGTAATCCCtcttaatcatcacttatgacctacTATACATTTTCTGCTTATCGTCTGTGTTTGAGACTTTTATGGGTGTGCgcccccacagcactcaggtgagatGGAGGCTTTTAAAATAGgaagcgaccaggtgccagactataagcagcaggcatccaggAGACACACGGCAATCGAAAACACAAATATCTCCAGGCAAAACatcaaatgagagtgaatctgggattggcttttactttcacttgtgAGCAtgaacagtaaccaacaatcctgcatagtatacctttaacctaaaagttaatttccaacaACAAATAAACTCTTGGCTTGTAACATAGAAAAGACCacaaataaataagatttaacagtgtaaaagtatttaaaggtgattttttttatatggtATGAGGCGCTGATGTTGTAAGACAGATAACACACCTTGCTGGTTGACTGGGGTAGTGTGATCGGATGTGTTGTCCCAGCATCACCTGAGACTGATCCTGCAGGTTCTCCACTTGTTCTGGATCTTTTAACCCACGAGTctctgtggaggagaggaaacaccaACATGAGTCACACAAATTCAGACAAATACTTTTAGAAATTACTGAATAAGTAGCTGGGTAATATGAGCTGGTGCCACTCTCCGTGCATAATTACACTCATTCATATTTACAGCTGAATTATTTATGTCTAAAGAAGTCAAAATGGTTAATTAGCCTGAGAGCAAAATTGTCTTCTAGAAAGAAGCTCATagaacataaaaaatgtaacagAAATTCTGATAAACAATGGTGCTGGAGGAAAGgccaggaggaaactgaaatACTGAGGAGCCTAAAGCCAATCTGCCAGCCTGTCAGAGTTCAGTCAGCCTCACCTGGCTTGAAGAGCACGATGGCCTTGAGGCAGGCGAACTCAGTGGGATCGACGGCGAGGGCCTTGAAGCGGCTGAAGACCTCCTGCAGGAGGCGCAGGTCCAGACTGGTGTAGCTGGTCTTTCCCTGCATGCCGGGGCAGAGGTCTGGCAGAGAGAGCAGCGGGCAGCTGTCCAGAGGTAGAGACCACTGGATGGCACAGAGCAGGAAGAGCTCGCTCCACGCCTCCTCCAGCAGGATCACCTGGGGGGACACGGACAAGAGTCGTAAAGTTAAAACTGTGAAGGAAATAGATTCATCTTTAACGTCACTGTTTAGTCAAAGTAGTTACAAATGTGGTATATGGAGGACCATTCCTGCCAACACATAACTGGTTGATAAATGATGATATGTAATTTCTAAAATAAATTAtcaaattgttttaattttttgttgagTAGAACTAGAgtaaaattaagaaaaattaaATGACTACAGTTTGACCAAAactcagttcaattcaattcaaacaaCTTTATTTGTCTCAAAGTAGGGCAATTCAGTTTACAGTCTCCAGCTGAATATCAGTCACAATCAAATCCAAACTAATATAGTTTTCAtcaaaagacaacaaagaaCAATGAAACTAAACAGGTGCCAAATTAAAACTTCTCTCAAGTTTCTTTTTGTATAGCTTTGTGTAACTTcatagaaaatacaaaatatgaataaataaataatctgaCAGTAAAAAAATGTAGCCTGTGTCAAAGTTGAATCTCACCTGGTCTCTGAAGGGCAGGTTGGAAAACACGGGCAGGTTCTTGGCCCACTTCACTGACATGAAGAGCAGCCTCGCTGAGGTCTCGTACACGTTTTCGGAGCTGGACGGGTATAGAGCCATGTGGTATTCTGAGGACACTCGCTCTGGCTCGTTGCTCGTGACATCAATGTTCTCGtcaactgaaaacaaaaaagatgagGTTAGGCTTGTGCAGAACTCGACCTGGTT
The Epinephelus lanceolatus isolate andai-2023 chromosome 2, ASM4190304v1, whole genome shotgun sequence DNA segment above includes these coding regions:
- the LOC117258253 gene encoding photoreceptor-specific nuclear receptor-like — protein: MEDHLLKIPMMSSASPSESSGSGGTDDSRGAKSPPPGKALSPALVCKVCGDTSSGKHYGIYACNGCSGFFKRSVRRRLIYRCQAGTGMCPVDKAHRNQCQACRLKKCLQAGMNKDAVQNERQPRSTAQVRLDSIDVDPEKEHLATTREPTSSSSSSSSSSSSSSSSSSVITWPHITSSMAITSSVAPQRCISPQNNHRFMASLMTAETCAKLEPEDVDENIDVTSNEPERVSSEYHMALYPSSSENVYETSARLLFMSVKWAKNLPVFSNLPFRDQVILLEEAWSELFLLCAIQWSLPLDSCPLLSLPDLCPGMQGKTSYTSLDLRLLQEVFSRFKALAVDPTEFACLKAIVLFKPETRGLKDPEQVENLQDQSQVMLGQHIRSHYPSQPARFGKLLLLLPSLRFVNSERIELLFFHRTIGNTPMEKLLCDMFKN